The Coffea arabica cultivar ET-39 chromosome 2c, Coffea Arabica ET-39 HiFi, whole genome shotgun sequence genome includes the window TTCAAACAGGAATACCTGTAACGGCtgcttgtgtgtgtgtgtgtatatatatatatatttgtaaatTAAAGCCACAAAGGGAAAGAGTCCAAATAGGGATACATACAATTTTCATTAAGCAATCGTAATCATTTCAACACCACCTCTCCGCATGACACATTAGTTTATCGATCACTTTTAGGGACAAAAGTGTCTACCAAActtgctttttattttatatttaactTGAGCAGTTATTTTCCCTGATGAAATCAAGAGTTAATAGTGTATTgccaaacccaaaaaaaaaaaaaagaaaaagaaaaaagtgttGATGATGAATTACCATGTCAACTACGAAGAAATATCCAACAATGACATcttaccagaaaaaaaaaaaaaagaagaagaagaaatgcagcaaTGATAGATTCTCCGACTGCAATTTATCTAGTTAGCACTTAGCAAGTTAGCAGGCAATTTAGACTATAATATTTCATGACAGAAGGACAAATACTAAGAAGTAGTATATTAAGTTGAATAGtggttaaatatatatatatatatatataaaggctCAGAGTCCGAGGGGTTAATTTTGGAAgcatccagtcaaaataggacTTGAAAACTGTATTCAACCTCTCGGAGCAACTCAGATGGTGCCATGATGGTCTGTCTTTTCCTGTTCTAGAGAAAGGTTGCTTCATCAAATGATAATTTCCTCCATGAAAAACACTTCTCTTTCATCTTGTCTCCGATGAAGAATCGACCACAAATTCTTCTTCCTTATCTTCTATTCGCAATTCTATCCATCCAATCAGTGTTAGCAATAGATTTTGTCTACAACAGCTTCAATTCTTCCAGTATATCCCTTTATGGCAACGCAACCATCGAATCTCACATCCTCACACTAACAAATGAAACAGTTTTCTCAATTGGTCGTGCTCTGTACCCTGCAAAGATTGTCACAAAGCAAGCGACTTCATCATATGTGCTTCCATTTTCGACATCTTTCATTTTTGCTATGGCTCCCAACAAGAAGTACCAGCCTGGTCATGGCATAGTTTTCTTGTTTGTACCAGAAACAGGTATTGAAGGCACCGACGCAGCTCAGAATTTAGGCCTGTTAAACTTGACAAATAATGGTCTTCCTGGTAACCATCTTTTTGGAGTTGAATTTGATGTGTTCAAGAATGAAGAATTCAAGGATATAAGTGATAATCATGTGGGATTAGATGTCAATTCACTTGTATCGGAAGTTGCTAATGATGCTGGCTACTGGCCTGATGATGGCCAGCCCTTCAAGCCACTGAAGATGAATGATGGCAAGACTTATCAAGTTTGGATTGATTATGCTGATTCTAGAGTTAAGGTGACCATGGCACCAACTGGGATCAAAAGGCCCAAACAGCCTTTGTTGAATGCAACGCTTAACCTTTCACAAGTTTTTCAAGATGAAATGTATGTTGGATTCACTTCAGCGACAGGGCAGCTGGTTGAAAGTCACAAGATTTTAGCTTGGAGTTTTAGTAATACGAATTTTTCGCTGAGTGATGCATTGATCTCAAGCGGTTTGCCGTCATTTGAGCTTCCCAAAGATCCAATTTATAAAGAAAAAGTGTTCATTGCAGGTATGACTGTTGGCCTTTTTATTTTACTGCTTGTTGGATCTTTAATTTCTGTCTTTTTGATCAAAAATAGTCagagaagaaagagggaaagagaagaaatggaagattgggAATTAGAGTATTGGCCTCATAGGATTACttatcaagaaattgaagctGCTACAAAGAATTTTTCTGATGAAAACGTTATTGGAGTTGGAGGTAATGGGAAAGTCTACAGAGGCATAATGCCAGGAGGGGCGGCCGTAGCAGTTAAGCGAATTTCTCACCAAAATAGTGAAgggatgagagaatttatatCAGAGATTTCGAGCTTAGGAAGGCTAAAGCATAGAAATTTGGTGGGATTGAGAGGCTGGTGTAAGAAGGAGAAAGGTAGCTTCATTTTGGTTTATGATTATATGGAAAATGGGAGCCTAGACAAGAGAATTTTTGGGTGTGATGAGAGTAAAATGTTGAATTGTGAAGACAGACTTAGGATTGTAAAGGATGTGGCTTCAGCACTCTCGTACTTACATGAGGGCTGGGAAGCTAAGGTGCTGCACAGGGATATTAAGGCCAGCAATGTTTTACTTGACAAAGACATGAATGCAAGATTAGGTGATTTTGGCTTGGCTAGACTGCATGATCATGGCCAAGTGGCTGCCACAACTATGGTTGTTGGGACGGTAGGGTACATGGCACCGGAGTTGGTCAAGAATGGCAGGGCATCGACACAAACAGATGTGTTTGGATTCGGAGTCTTGATCTTGGAAGTCATCTGTGGCAGACAACCAATAGAAGAAGGAAAGCCACCTCTTGTAGATTGGGCATGGGAGCTAATGAGACGAGGCGAATTGCTTAATGCCACGGATGAGAGATTAAGGTTGGAAGGGAAATGCGATGAAGAGGAAGTCGAAAAAATGATGCATTTAGGCTTGTTATGTGCGCACCCTGACCCTAGTGTCAGACCAACAATGAGACAGGTCGTGAAATTCTTTGAAGGAAAGACTGATGCAGATGAATCTGACGGTGAAGATATGGACGTACACCTTCTTCAGAGGATGAAATCAAGGGATATTTGGCCTAATTGCTCAATCAGTATTGGTTCACACCCCACATTTGACGAGATCAGAGTGGATTTGTCCTCTTCgatgtcactttcttggtccaaATCTATGGTGGAGGGTAGGTGAATACGCACACACACATCAATTTAAATGATGAACAAAATTTTCTCCGACGATACAATCTTTCTGGAACTGAATGTATCCCCAATTCCCAGGCCTGGCTCACTTGGGAATGGGACATGCCGTGGTTGAGGAAAATGAAGTGGGCAAATCAGCAGAATCATATTGTAGATTAGGATAGAAAGGCTTGTGGTTTTCAATCTGTACTCTTTCTTTATACCTTCATTTATTCTGCTTTcgcaaaagatttttttttccttgttcagAGGTTTCCTTTTGTTATGACACATTTGTTAGGCTTTGCAGTGTTCTTTAAGTCTAGTTGCAATGTAAATGATAGCTTGAGCTCTCTCTAGATGCAAAGAAGGATGTTTCTTCTTTAAAGATTGTCCTACGAACAAAATGATGTAGTAAAGATTTATACGAATGCCATTTTCCTCTCGGACAAGATCAAGTGACAAAATTAGGGAGCCAAAAAGGAGGAGTTTGCCGCATACCAGGCTGGAATCCAGAGACACTAGAGGGGGCCAGGTGATCAGCGTTCCCTGCCGCCGGATGCAAGGGAAAAAGAGCAGTATTTCAGAATCAGCCGCCTCGAAAGTAGGGGTAGCAATTTCCGACACGACCCGAAAACACGACACAaatctaacacgaaattaatgggtttgggttgagatttcgagagttcgggtcagaatcgggtcgaacccgatgaactcaaaaataaaacaggtcgatttcgggtcaacccataggtgacctgatatgacccgtttacgaattaaaaataatttaataaacataaaaattattttatctaactaaactaagttattcttttttttcaaaggcattaattacttaatcctaaatgaatttatttaacttgtgtgaagttgaaattattatatttggacaaagaatatattatattattttttacctatgtactgttttaatttattttatatttggtttgggataaaacacttttatggtgtttaatttattttagatttggtttggaattatttatttaaatttttattacttgattatgtaattaattttgtgagaaattgattttattagaaattacagtgataaattaataaattaaaattaagtttcgggtcgacccgccaacccgtcaacccgaaattttcgggttcgtgtcaggtatcctgacccgtttcgggttggcgggtcaggTTCGGGTCAGCGGATTTTCTGTTATACTCGGGTCTCAACCCGACCCGATTGTCACCCCTACTCGAAAGTCGAATCATGGATATCACTCTATATAGAAACATATTATACACCAGTattagggttattatcactttaccctcgTAACGTTTGGTGTTActatcaattttctttttaacattatcttttagtcactttacccctaAGATTAACGGTCAAATTTAACGGAGTttattaattaaagtgaaaagacatgtttaacccttaaaattattatcacctTACCCCCATAAAAtatagtctcattatcaatttacccatagaattattttttagacaatttatcCTATCATTAAACCAATTTAGgaagttaaaaaattttagaagaaaataccctcctctttgcatgataaaaataataaaaaatttagaatgactcttctcctttttagtatcaagaaaaaaagtcaaaatattaatttctttcttcttgacaatcttattcatattgaaaaaaaaataaaaagatagagaggagaaggaggaaggggagagggagagagagagctcaattctttttttaaaaattacaaataagaaagaattaaatacttttattattttaaaattatttcactttttttttatcatcaaaTTTCAATCCTAATCTCAACAATCTTAAAGTAATACAataatgttagacttttctttattttcttttttttttttg containing:
- the LOC113726024 gene encoding L-type lectin-domain containing receptor kinase VII.1, encoding MKNRPQILLPYLLFAILSIQSVLAIDFVYNSFNSSSISLYGNATIESHILTLTNETVFSIGRALYPAKIVTKQATSSYVLPFSTSFIFAMAPNKKYQPGHGIVFLFVPETGIEGTDAAQNLGLLNLTNNGLPGNHLFGVEFDVFKNEEFKDISDNHVGLDVNSLVSEVANDAGYWPDDGQPFKPLKMNDGKTYQVWIDYADSRVKVTMAPTGIKRPKQPLLNATLNLSQVFQDEMYVGFTSATGQLVESHKILAWSFSNTNFSLSDALISSGLPSFELPKDPIYKEKVFIAGMTVGLFILLLVGSLISVFLIKNSQRRKREREEMEDWELEYWPHRITYQEIEAATKNFSDENVIGVGGNGKVYRGIMPGGAAVAVKRISHQNSEGMREFISEISSLGRLKHRNLVGLRGWCKKEKGSFILVYDYMENGSLDKRIFGCDESKMLNCEDRLRIVKDVASALSYLHEGWEAKVLHRDIKASNVLLDKDMNARLGDFGLARLHDHGQVAATTMVVGTVGYMAPELVKNGRASTQTDVFGFGVLILEVICGRQPIEEGKPPLVDWAWELMRRGELLNATDERLRLEGKCDEEEVEKMMHLGLLCAHPDPSVRPTMRQVVKFFEGKTDADESDGEDMDVHLLQRMKSRDIWPNCSISIGSHPTFDEIRVDLSSSMSLSWSKSMVEGR